One genomic window of Desulfuromonas sp. AOP6 includes the following:
- a CDS encoding TrpB-like pyridoxal phosphate-dependent enzyme, producing MQTKILLPEDRIPKQWYNIIPDMPGPLAPVIHPGTMQPVAPDDLLPIFPMALIEQEVSSQRWIDIPEAVREIYQIWRPAPMFRAHRLEKALGTPARIYYKYEGGSPAGSHKPNSAVPQAYYNKMAGTRRIATETGAGQWGSSIALACQMFGLECTVYMVKVSYAQKPYRKSMMQLWGAEVIPSPSDRTKAGREILAKDPDSNGSLGMAISEAVEDAVTHEDTRYALGSVLNHVCLHQTIIGIEAKEQLAMVGDYPDVVIGCHGGGSNFAGIAFPFVADKANGKNVRVVALEPASCPTLTSGVYAFDYGDTAKMAPVAKMYTLGHDFMPPGIHAGGLRYHGASPLVSQLVHAGIVEARAVHQLACFEAAVLFSRTEGIIPAPESSHAIRGAVDEALLAKEEGKERTILFNLSGHGHVDMAAYDAYFSGELKDYDYPEESIKASLANLPKVD from the coding sequence ATGCAGACCAAGATCCTTCTTCCTGAAGATCGCATTCCGAAGCAATGGTACAATATTATTCCTGACATGCCGGGACCACTGGCACCGGTGATTCATCCGGGCACCATGCAGCCCGTGGCGCCAGATGATCTGCTGCCGATCTTTCCCATGGCCTTGATTGAACAGGAGGTTTCAAGTCAGCGCTGGATTGACATTCCGGAAGCGGTTCGGGAAATCTACCAAATTTGGCGTCCGGCGCCGATGTTTCGCGCCCACCGTCTGGAGAAGGCGCTCGGCACGCCGGCCCGAATTTACTACAAGTATGAAGGCGGCTCCCCTGCCGGGTCCCACAAGCCGAATAGCGCCGTGCCTCAGGCTTACTACAACAAAATGGCGGGAACGCGCCGCATTGCCACGGAAACGGGAGCCGGGCAGTGGGGCTCTTCCATCGCGCTGGCCTGCCAGATGTTCGGTCTCGAATGCACTGTTTACATGGTCAAGGTTTCTTATGCCCAGAAGCCTTACCGCAAGAGCATGATGCAACTCTGGGGAGCGGAAGTGATACCTTCCCCTTCGGACCGCACGAAAGCCGGGCGCGAAATTCTGGCGAAGGACCCCGACAGTAACGGTTCCCTCGGCATGGCCATCAGTGAAGCGGTAGAGGACGCCGTCACCCATGAGGATACCCGCTATGCTCTGGGCAGCGTCCTCAATCATGTGTGCCTGCACCAGACCATCATCGGCATTGAGGCCAAAGAGCAGCTGGCCATGGTCGGCGACTATCCTGATGTCGTCATCGGTTGCCATGGTGGTGGCTCCAACTTTGCCGGCATTGCTTTCCCTTTTGTCGCCGATAAGGCCAACGGCAAGAATGTGCGGGTGGTTGCGCTGGAACCGGCGAGTTGTCCAACTCTCACAAGCGGTGTCTATGCCTTTGACTATGGGGATACGGCCAAGATGGCTCCGGTCGCCAAGATGTACACCCTTGGGCATGATTTCATGCCGCCGGGCATTCACGCCGGTGGCTTGCGCTACCATGGGGCCTCGCCGCTGGTATCGCAGTTGGTGCATGCCGGAATCGTTGAAGCCAGGGCCGTGCATCAGCTGGCCTGTTTTGAAGCGGCGGTCCTTTTCTCCCGCACCGAAGGGATCATTCCTGCCCCCGAGTCAAGTCACGCTATCCGTGGGGCTGTCGACGAAGCGTTGCTTGCGAAGGAAGAAGGTAAAGAGAGGACCATACTCTTTAATCTGTCAGGCCATGGCCATGTCGATATGGCTGCCTACGATGCCTACTTTTCAGGGGAGCTCAAGGATTACGACTACCCCGAAGAAAGCATCAAGGCGTCTTTGGCCAACTTGCCCAAGGTCGACTGA
- the trpC gene encoding indole-3-glycerol phosphate synthase TrpC encodes MTSTPDILKKIVDRKREEVVAAKNQFPLGRLLDRLSLVEDKPRGFEQALAVMAESGGTAIVAEIKKASPSKGTIRPDFDPVEIAEIYQNHGATCLSILTESTFFQGHLHYLGLVREQVSLPLLRKDFIFDPYQIYEARAFGADAILLIAAMLDLPQLQSLTGLAVELQMDVLLEVHDEAELEKALQTDCRLIGINNRSLHTFVTDLATTERLRPLVPSDRLVVSESGINSRADVERLLRAGAGAFLVGESLMRERNMGRKLEELLG; translated from the coding sequence ATGACTTCTACTCCGGATATTCTGAAAAAAATTGTTGACCGTAAACGCGAAGAGGTAGTTGCTGCTAAGAACCAATTCCCCTTGGGTCGTTTGCTTGACCGACTCTCTCTCGTCGAGGATAAACCCCGCGGCTTCGAGCAGGCTCTCGCAGTCATGGCAGAGTCGGGAGGTACGGCGATTGTCGCTGAAATCAAAAAGGCTTCCCCTTCCAAAGGCACGATCCGCCCTGATTTTGACCCTGTGGAAATCGCCGAAATTTATCAGAATCATGGAGCGACCTGTCTTTCTATCCTTACCGAATCAACATTCTTCCAAGGGCACCTCCATTATCTCGGTCTTGTCCGGGAGCAGGTCAGCCTGCCCCTTCTCCGCAAGGATTTTATTTTCGATCCCTACCAGATATACGAGGCGCGGGCGTTCGGAGCCGATGCCATCCTCCTGATAGCAGCCATGCTCGATTTGCCTCAGTTGCAGAGCCTCACAGGCCTGGCCGTTGAGTTGCAGATGGACGTATTGCTGGAAGTCCACGATGAGGCCGAGTTGGAAAAGGCTCTTCAAACCGATTGCAGGCTGATAGGCATCAACAACCGTTCGCTGCATACTTTTGTCACCGACCTGGCAACGACGGAGCGACTGAGACCTCTCGTGCCGTCAGACCGGCTGGTGGTATCTGAGAGCGGCATCAACAGCCGCGCTGACGTCGAACGGCTTCTGCGGGCCGGGGCGGGGGCTTTTTTGGTGGGGGAATCGCTCATGAGAGAACGCAACATGGGCCGCAAACTTGAGGAACTTTTGGGGTAA
- the trpD gene encoding anthranilate phosphoribosyltransferase produces the protein MIKVAIAKVVERQDLSMGEMVDVMDQIMSGGATPAQIGAFITALRMKGETVDEITGAAKVMRERATPIRVGRNVLDIDRDDINIDQETILDVVGTGGDCTNTFNISTTVSFVVSACGVKVAKHGNRSVSSACGSADVLEALGVNLDVTPEVVERCIDEIGVGFLFAPALHGAMKHAIGPRKEIGIRTIFNILGPLTNPAKADCQVMGVYREDMVETLGWVLHKLGCHRGFVVHGLDGMDEITLTDATVVATVDASGVKVGRITPEEFGMKRCAMEDLRGGNAQGNAKIVRAVLSGEKGPKRDVVLLNAAYALCAAGKVKKPLDGLSMATAAIDSGQALQKLDKLIKMAH, from the coding sequence ATGATAAAAGTGGCTATTGCCAAAGTAGTCGAACGCCAGGATCTCTCCATGGGGGAGATGGTGGATGTGATGGATCAGATTATGTCGGGGGGAGCTACCCCTGCGCAGATCGGGGCTTTTATCACCGCCTTGCGTATGAAGGGGGAGACGGTCGACGAAATTACCGGCGCGGCAAAAGTCATGCGGGAGCGGGCAACACCTATCCGGGTTGGCCGCAACGTTCTGGATATCGATCGGGATGACATCAATATTGATCAGGAAACCATCCTGGACGTAGTCGGCACAGGCGGCGACTGCACCAATACCTTCAATATCTCAACCACCGTTTCCTTTGTTGTCTCCGCTTGCGGTGTTAAGGTAGCGAAGCATGGAAACCGTTCCGTTTCATCGGCCTGCGGCAGTGCAGACGTCCTGGAGGCTCTCGGTGTCAACCTCGATGTTACACCCGAGGTCGTTGAGCGTTGTATTGATGAAATCGGCGTCGGCTTTCTTTTTGCGCCGGCGCTCCATGGTGCCATGAAGCACGCTATCGGCCCGCGCAAAGAAATCGGCATCCGCACTATTTTTAACATTCTTGGGCCACTGACTAATCCGGCTAAAGCCGATTGTCAGGTCATGGGCGTTTACCGCGAAGATATGGTCGAGACCTTGGGCTGGGTGTTACATAAACTTGGTTGCCATCGGGGATTTGTTGTGCATGGTCTCGATGGTATGGATGAAATCACCCTGACCGATGCTACGGTTGTCGCTACGGTCGATGCCAGTGGTGTCAAGGTCGGGCGCATCACCCCGGAAGAATTTGGCATGAAACGTTGTGCGATGGAAGATCTCCGCGGTGGGAATGCACAGGGCAATGCCAAAATAGTACGAGCCGTTCTCTCCGGAGAGAAAGGTCCCAAGCGGGACGTCGTTCTTCTAAATGCTGCCTACGCCCTGTGTGCCGCCGGCAAGGTGAAGAAACCCCTCGACGGCTTGTCCATGGCGACAGCAGCCATAGACTCTGGACAAGCCTTGCAGAAGTTGGATAAATTGATCAAAATGGCCCATTAG
- a CDS encoding aminodeoxychorismate/anthranilate synthase component II, with product MLLMLDNYDSFTYNLVQYLQELGVEVVVRRNDQITVQEIAALKPRRIVISPGPCSPTEAGISIELIKTLSDSIPMLGVCLGHQAIGHAFGGKVIRAAELMHGKTSLIRHDNTGVFFGLSNPFVATRYHSLIVERESLPECLRVTAWVDDGTIMGLEHRQRPLWGVQFHPESILTAEGKMLLANFLKMT from the coding sequence ATGTTGCTGATGCTGGACAACTACGATTCTTTTACTTACAACCTCGTCCAGTATCTGCAGGAATTGGGGGTCGAGGTAGTTGTTCGACGCAATGACCAGATTACGGTTCAGGAAATAGCGGCGCTCAAACCTCGTCGTATCGTTATTTCCCCTGGCCCCTGCTCCCCGACCGAAGCAGGAATTTCAATTGAATTGATTAAAACTTTGTCGGACTCTATCCCTATGCTGGGAGTGTGTCTGGGGCACCAGGCCATTGGCCATGCCTTCGGCGGCAAAGTGATCAGGGCTGCTGAACTCATGCACGGAAAGACCAGCCTGATCCGTCATGATAACACAGGCGTTTTTTTCGGGCTTTCCAATCCTTTTGTCGCCACCCGCTATCATTCACTTATCGTCGAGCGTGAAAGTTTGCCCGAATGTTTGCGCGTGACCGCCTGGGTGGACGACGGAACGATTATGGGGTTGGAACATCGTCAGCGGCCCCTGTGGGGGGTGCAGTTTCATCCTGAGTCCATCCTGACGGCAGAGGGCAAGATGTTGCTTGCCAACTTCCTGAAAATGACCTGA
- the trpE gene encoding anthranilate synthase component I, with amino-acid sequence MYYPSLEQFRSLTQEGNLIPVCRDILADMETPVSAFRKIDDGQTSFLLESIEGGEKWARYSFLGSGPAKVFRSSGNYFEILDGNSILRSGETSDPVSELRQFLAPYRPVDFPELPRFFGGAVGYLGYDMIRFIERIPDTNPKCIGAPDSCFMLTEQLLIFDNMRQKIKVVCNVHVQPGEDAEVAYRRGLAGVDALVDKLRVSSPPRMEKTPVQGSDLGADFGPGVFRKAVERCKEYIRAGDIFQVVLSQRFSGDLVCDPFDIYRALRTINPSPYMFFLRFGPTMVIGASPEVLVRKEEDRIEVRPIAGTRPRGTTPEEDRQLERELLDDPKERAEHIMLVDLGRNDVGRVSRAGTVEVSELMVVERYSHVMHIVSNVRGQLEEGRDAFDVFRAAFPAGTLSGAPKIRAMEIIDELEPCRREIYGGAVGYFSFSGNMDMAIAIRTLVVHEGKVYLQAGAGIVADSDPEAEYQETINKAMGVRKAIDMACGGLD; translated from the coding sequence ATGTATTATCCTTCTTTGGAACAGTTTCGTTCCCTGACCCAAGAAGGCAATCTTATCCCTGTCTGTCGCGATATTCTCGCCGATATGGAAACGCCTGTTTCCGCCTTTCGAAAAATTGATGACGGTCAGACCTCTTTTCTTTTGGAAAGTATCGAAGGGGGTGAGAAATGGGCCAGATATTCATTTTTGGGGAGCGGTCCTGCCAAGGTCTTTCGTTCCAGTGGCAATTATTTCGAGATTCTTGATGGGAATTCAATTCTTCGATCTGGCGAAACTTCGGATCCTGTCAGCGAACTTCGCCAATTCTTGGCTCCCTATCGTCCCGTAGACTTTCCCGAATTACCGCGTTTCTTTGGTGGCGCCGTCGGCTATCTCGGGTACGACATGATTCGTTTTATCGAGCGTATTCCTGATACCAATCCAAAATGTATTGGCGCACCTGACTCTTGCTTCATGTTGACCGAACAGTTGCTCATTTTTGATAACATGCGTCAGAAGATCAAGGTGGTCTGCAACGTCCATGTGCAGCCAGGTGAGGACGCCGAAGTTGCCTATCGCCGCGGTCTTGCCGGGGTCGACGCCCTTGTTGACAAGCTCCGTGTATCCTCCCCACCCAGAATGGAAAAGACTCCGGTACAGGGAAGTGACTTGGGCGCTGATTTTGGCCCTGGTGTTTTTCGCAAGGCGGTAGAGCGCTGTAAGGAGTACATCAGGGCCGGTGATATTTTCCAGGTTGTGCTCTCCCAGCGGTTTTCCGGTGATCTTGTCTGTGATCCTTTTGACATTTATCGTGCACTTCGCACGATAAACCCTTCGCCTTATATGTTTTTTCTGCGGTTCGGGCCTACCATGGTGATTGGCGCCTCACCGGAGGTGCTGGTTCGTAAAGAAGAGGATCGTATTGAAGTGCGTCCTATTGCCGGAACCAGGCCCCGAGGGACAACGCCAGAAGAAGACAGGCAGCTTGAGCGGGAGTTGCTCGATGATCCCAAAGAAAGGGCTGAGCATATCATGCTTGTCGATCTTGGCCGTAATGATGTAGGTCGCGTTTCCCGTGCAGGCACCGTTGAAGTCAGCGAATTGATGGTGGTGGAACGTTACTCCCACGTCATGCACATCGTTTCCAATGTGCGCGGTCAGTTGGAAGAAGGAAGGGATGCTTTCGATGTCTTTCGTGCGGCCTTTCCAGCTGGCACCCTTTCTGGGGCGCCTAAAATCCGGGCTATGGAGATTATCGATGAACTTGAGCCTTGCCGGCGTGAGATATACGGTGGCGCCGTCGGGTACTTTTCCTTCTCTGGCAATATGGACATGGCTATTGCCATTCGCACCTTGGTTGTGCATGAAGGCAAGGTTTACCTGCAGGCTGGCGCCGGTATTGTAGCTGACTCCGATCCAGAGGCCGAATACCAGGAGACAATCAATAAAGCCATGGGTGTCCGCAAGGCGATTGACATGGCCTGTGGAGGGCTGGACTGA
- the rplQ gene encoding 50S ribosomal protein L17 → MRHNKSGRRLGRNSSHRSAMMRNMVTSLIMHEKITTTDARAKELRKIAEKMITLGKRGDLHARRQALAVIRERKAVAKLFDMVAPRYKDRPGGYTRIFKVGSRLGDNAPMAIVELVEEEFTPRPRKAAATTAVSAVKAEAVASEDSDASEQGEPEEEKA, encoded by the coding sequence ATGCGTCACAATAAATCCGGAAGACGGCTCGGCCGCAATTCCAGCCACCGTTCGGCCATGATGCGCAATATGGTAACGTCTCTCATCATGCATGAGAAGATCACCACAACGGATGCCAGGGCCAAAGAACTTCGCAAGATCGCCGAAAAAATGATTACCCTCGGAAAACGCGGTGATCTGCACGCTCGTCGACAGGCTTTGGCTGTTATACGTGAACGCAAGGCTGTTGCCAAGCTGTTCGATATGGTGGCACCTCGCTACAAGGATCGGCCTGGTGGATACACCCGTATCTTTAAGGTGGGAAGCCGTCTTGGTGATAACGCACCTATGGCTATTGTTGAACTGGTTGAGGAAGAGTTTACCCCTCGCCCCCGTAAAGCCGCCGCAACCACCGCTGTGTCTGCTGTAAAGGCAGAGGCCGTGGCTTCGGAAGACTCTGACGCCTCCGAGCAAGGAGAACCTGAAGAAGAAAAGGCCTAG
- a CDS encoding DNA-directed RNA polymerase subunit alpha, whose protein sequence is MYKNWRDLIKPKRLQIESDSLTDTYGKFYAEPFERGFATTLGNSLRRILLSSLQGAAITSVRIKGVLHEFSTVPGVTEDVTDIILNLKGVLLKLHGSESRNIRIVKKGAGIITAGDIITDSQVEVLNPEHHIATCSKEADVEMDMVVALGKGYVPAERNRDERAPVGTIPIDSIFSPIKKVNFTVANARVGQITDFDKLSLEVLTDGCVRPDDAVAYAAKILKEQLQIFINFDENLEPAAQEVAEEGRKINENLYRSVDELELSVRSANCLKNANIHLIGDLVQRSEAEMLKTQNFGRKSLNEIKDILAEMDLTLGMKLDNFPDPEYLKMIQKGSEEE, encoded by the coding sequence ATGTATAAAAACTGGAGAGATCTCATCAAGCCTAAGCGCCTCCAGATTGAGTCGGACAGTCTGACCGATACCTATGGGAAGTTTTATGCGGAACCTTTCGAGCGTGGTTTCGCAACCACTCTCGGGAATTCTTTGCGTCGCATTCTGCTCTCGTCTTTGCAGGGGGCGGCTATCACCTCGGTTCGTATCAAGGGGGTTCTGCATGAATTCTCGACTGTTCCTGGGGTGACGGAAGACGTAACCGATATTATTCTCAATCTCAAGGGAGTTCTTCTGAAGCTTCATGGGAGTGAGAGTCGGAATATCCGCATTGTAAAAAAAGGGGCTGGTATCATTACTGCTGGTGATATCATCACTGATTCTCAGGTCGAGGTGCTCAATCCAGAACATCACATTGCAACCTGTTCCAAAGAGGCTGACGTGGAGATGGATATGGTGGTCGCTCTGGGTAAGGGTTATGTTCCGGCCGAACGCAATCGTGACGAGCGGGCTCCCGTGGGAACTATTCCCATTGACTCAATTTTTTCACCGATCAAAAAGGTAAACTTTACGGTGGCCAACGCCAGGGTCGGGCAGATCACCGACTTCGACAAGCTTTCTCTGGAAGTTCTGACCGATGGATGTGTGAGGCCTGATGACGCCGTGGCCTATGCTGCTAAAATCTTGAAAGAGCAGTTGCAGATTTTCATAAACTTCGACGAAAATCTGGAGCCCGCTGCTCAGGAGGTCGCTGAAGAGGGACGGAAAATCAACGAAAATCTCTATCGCAGCGTCGATGAGCTTGAGTTGTCCGTTCGAAGCGCCAACTGCCTTAAGAATGCCAATATTCATCTTATTGGTGACCTGGTACAGCGCAGTGAGGCGGAAATGCTTAAAACCCAAAATTTCGGCAGAAAATCTCTGAATGAAATCAAGGATATTTTAGCCGAAATGGACTTGACCCTGGGCATGAAACTCGACAATTTCCCGGATCCTGAATACCTCAAAATGATCCAAAAGGGGAGCGAAGAAGAATAG
- the rpsD gene encoding 30S ribosomal protein S4 — MARYTGPVCRLCRRENAKLFLKGDRCHTDKCSLERRNYAPGQHGQGRTKVTDYGTQLRAKQKVKRTYGLVEKQFRATFDKADRMKGVTGENLLMLLERRLDSMVYRMGFATSRNEARMLVRQGHFLVNGHKVNIPSYLVRVGDVIELKEKSRKIVRINEALDGVMRRGIPSWVELERDAFKGSVKTLPMREEMTTPEFQEHLIVELYSK; from the coding sequence TTGGCTAGATATACAGGTCCTGTCTGCCGTCTGTGCAGGAGAGAAAATGCAAAACTGTTCCTTAAGGGGGACAGATGCCATACGGATAAATGCTCCCTAGAGCGCCGCAATTATGCTCCTGGTCAGCACGGTCAGGGGCGCACTAAGGTAACGGACTACGGTACCCAGTTGCGCGCCAAACAAAAGGTCAAACGCACCTACGGGCTAGTTGAAAAACAATTCCGCGCCACCTTTGACAAGGCGGATAGAATGAAGGGGGTTACAGGTGAAAATCTCCTCATGCTGCTCGAGAGGCGTCTTGATAGTATGGTCTACCGTATGGGGTTCGCCACATCACGAAACGAAGCACGCATGCTGGTCCGCCAGGGGCATTTTCTCGTTAATGGCCACAAGGTCAATATCCCCTCTTACCTTGTACGTGTTGGCGATGTGATCGAGCTTAAAGAGAAGAGCCGAAAAATTGTTCGTATTAATGAGGCGTTGGATGGTGTAATGCGCCGTGGTATCCCTTCCTGGGTGGAGTTGGAGCGGGATGCTTTCAAGGGGAGTGTCAAGACTTTGCCCATGCGTGAAGAGATGACAACCCCTGAATTCCAAGAACACCTCATTGTCGAACTGTACTCCAAGTAA
- the rpsK gene encoding 30S ribosomal protein S11: MAKPGKKVVRKKVEKKNIANGVAHIQATFNNTIITITDPVGNVISWSTCGAKSFKGSRKSTPFAAQVAAEDAAKKAMEHGMRSLIAYVKGPGSGRESALRALQAAGLNITMIKDVTPIPHNGCRPPKRRRV, translated from the coding sequence ATGGCTAAGCCAGGAAAGAAAGTCGTCAGGAAAAAAGTAGAAAAAAAGAATATTGCCAATGGAGTTGCCCATATTCAGGCGACTTTTAACAATACCATTATCACCATTACCGACCCTGTCGGAAACGTTATCTCTTGGTCGACCTGTGGTGCTAAAAGTTTCAAAGGCTCTCGTAAAAGCACTCCTTTCGCGGCCCAGGTAGCTGCTGAAGATGCGGCAAAAAAAGCCATGGAACATGGTATGCGCAGCCTTATTGCCTATGTGAAGGGACCCGGATCTGGTCGTGAGTCTGCGCTGCGTGCTTTGCAGGCTGCCGGCCTTAACATCACCATGATTAAGGATGTCACCCCGATTCCCCACAATGGCTGCCGGCCGCCCAAACGCAGAAGAGTCTAA
- the rpsM gene encoding 30S ribosomal protein S13 codes for MARIAGIDLPRNKRSEIALTYIYGIGRSSSQEILGKAGVDGNTRTDDLTEAELAKIREVIDREFRVEGDLRREISMNIKRLMDLGCYRGLRHRRGLPVRGQKTKTNARTRKGPRKTVAGKKK; via the coding sequence TTGGCACGTATTGCTGGTATCGACTTACCGAGAAATAAGAGAAGTGAGATTGCCCTCACCTATATTTATGGTATCGGCCGATCTTCCTCCCAGGAGATTCTTGGCAAAGCTGGGGTGGATGGAAATACTCGGACGGATGACCTGACTGAGGCAGAACTCGCCAAAATTCGTGAGGTCATTGATCGCGAATTCCGTGTGGAAGGGGATCTCCGCCGAGAGATTTCTATGAATATCAAGCGACTGATGGATCTTGGTTGCTACCGTGGTCTTCGGCATAGGCGCGGGCTTCCTGTCCGTGGACAGAAAACCAAGACCAATGCTCGTACCCGGAAAGGTCCTCGTAAGACTGTCGCCGGCAAGAAGAAATAA
- the rpmJ gene encoding 50S ribosomal protein L36, whose protein sequence is MKVRASVKAICDKCKVIKRKGIVRIICENPKHKQKQG, encoded by the coding sequence ATGAAAGTCCGAGCTTCGGTTAAGGCGATCTGTGATAAGTGCAAAGTAATTAAGCGAAAAGGCATTGTCCGGATCATCTGTGAGAATCCCAAGCATAAGCAGAAACAAGGTTAA
- the map gene encoding type I methionyl aminopeptidase, with amino-acid sequence MISIKTQQELVLMRGAGRIVAEILAILKEYTAPGITTLELDEIAERECKKRNVKAAFKGYGGFPYTICASPNEKVVHGFSNGDPLQEGDILSIDFGVFYKGFYGDAAITFPVGQIDEEARRLLDVTEKSLREGISAAVVHGRLTDISHAVQVCAEEEGFSVVREFVGHGIGRQLHEDPQIPNFGPPGQGAKLKAGMTFAIEPMINAGVPGVKILDDGWTAVTADGKLSAHFEHTVALTDNGPEIITAL; translated from the coding sequence GTGATTAGTATTAAGACTCAACAGGAGCTGGTTCTTATGCGGGGAGCTGGCAGGATTGTCGCAGAGATCCTAGCTATCCTCAAAGAATATACGGCTCCTGGGATTACAACGCTTGAGTTAGACGAGATCGCCGAGAGAGAGTGCAAGAAGCGGAATGTAAAAGCCGCCTTTAAGGGTTACGGTGGCTTTCCTTACACAATTTGCGCATCCCCTAACGAAAAGGTTGTCCACGGGTTTTCAAATGGGGACCCCCTGCAGGAAGGCGATATTCTTAGTATCGACTTCGGTGTATTTTATAAGGGGTTCTACGGAGATGCCGCCATCACTTTTCCTGTGGGGCAGATTGACGAAGAAGCACGCCGCCTTCTGGACGTAACTGAAAAGTCTTTGCGTGAAGGTATCTCGGCAGCCGTTGTGCATGGGAGGTTGACGGATATTTCGCACGCTGTTCAGGTCTGTGCAGAAGAGGAGGGCTTCAGCGTGGTGCGAGAATTCGTCGGTCATGGTATTGGTCGACAACTGCACGAAGACCCTCAGATCCCTAATTTCGGGCCTCCCGGACAGGGGGCTAAGTTAAAGGCAGGCATGACCTTTGCCATTGAGCCCATGATCAATGCTGGAGTTCCTGGTGTTAAGATTCTCGATGACGGCTGGACAGCAGTTACTGCTGATGGAAAGCTGTCCGCCCATTTTGAACATACCGTGGCCTTGACTGATAATGGCCCGGAAATTATAACTGCTTTGTAG
- a CDS encoding adenylate kinase — MKLILLGPPGAGKGTQAKMLAEYYQIPQISTGDILRTAVKDGTPMGVKAKGHMDAGSLVPDDVVVGIVRERLQQADCAKGFILDGFPRTVPQADALQNALADLGKNLDAVISLEVDLEALVERLTGRRTCRDCGKGFHVRFDPPAVAGKCDACGGELVQRDDDREETIRKRLDVYRAQTEPLAAYYGDAGILHSVDGMQDIQVVKANILETLTAK; from the coding sequence ATGAAGTTGATTCTTCTTGGACCTCCCGGCGCGGGAAAAGGTACCCAAGCTAAAATGCTTGCCGAGTATTACCAGATACCTCAGATTTCCACAGGGGATATTCTGCGGACGGCTGTTAAGGATGGCACTCCCATGGGAGTGAAGGCCAAGGGTCATATGGATGCTGGGAGCCTTGTCCCTGATGATGTTGTGGTGGGTATTGTGCGCGAACGATTGCAGCAGGCCGACTGCGCAAAAGGTTTCATTCTTGATGGCTTTCCACGCACCGTTCCTCAGGCCGATGCACTTCAGAATGCCTTGGCGGATTTGGGTAAAAACCTTGATGCAGTTATTTCGCTTGAGGTTGACCTCGAAGCCCTCGTTGAGCGTCTGACCGGTCGCCGTACCTGTCGTGATTGTGGAAAAGGGTTTCATGTCAGATTTGACCCACCCGCGGTTGCGGGTAAATGTGATGCTTGCGGGGGCGAATTAGTTCAGCGTGATGATGACAGGGAAGAAACTATTCGTAAGCGATTAGATGTCTATCGAGCTCAGACCGAACCCCTTGCTGCCTATTACGGTGACGCTGGTATCTTACACAGTGTTGATGGCATGCAGGATATTCAGGTTGTAAAAGCTAACATACTTGAAACACTCACAGCGAAGTGA